Proteins from a single region of Oreochromis niloticus isolate F11D_XX linkage group LG7, O_niloticus_UMD_NMBU, whole genome shotgun sequence:
- the LOC102078645 gene encoding mucin-2 codes for MRGSSVGLCFLALTIAHVTEIQAGLVSNHVSSICSTWGREHFKTFDGDVYQFPGMCEYNLVSDCHDTFPEFSVHMKRKESDGNPTVSYVVVTISDFAFHLSKDVVTVNNQPVKLPHYQAGVQVERNAVYIKLQSKVGVIVMWNLDDAVMVEIDNDYTNRTCGLCGDFNGVPVYNEFLLDGRKISPIEFGNIHKVHRPNDDCEDPYEEEDVSQEAMNVPESCKEFQNTCEEMLHAETWSSCTKLIDPEPYIQACVQDMCGCTNHSDDFCVCSTLSEFSRQCSHAGGEPPNWRTSKFCAKQCPFNMVYEESGSPCVDTCTHQDTSSFCEDHKMDGCFCPPGTVFDDISMRGCIAQSECQCKHGKIYESGEVYRQEREECTCFEGRWACESLSTPSTCAVEEGSHVTTFDGKDFTFHGDCYYTLAKVERKDDSSPKFTILVQLVPCAHQEYDTCLKTIKILLNNDRNNVLTFTADGTVKQNMQIISLPHYTADISIFHASSFHIMLQTSFGLQIQIQHVPLMQVYVSLEQSYREKTSGLCGNYNMVLSDDMNTRQGIVEGSAAAFSNSWKASYVCQDREDRLDDPCSFSVENEMYAKHWCTLLRQPNSTFAECHSVVDPEIYYKRCTYASCNCEKSEDCLCAVFSSYARACASKGVFLADWRENVCDKYTKNCPESQTFSYKNQRCQLTCRSLSLKQQSCTSDFLPVDGCSCAEGHYLDDNGICVPVAKCPCYHNNVYIRSGKSISINNERCVCTNGVLHCHSERTRKSISPACPSAKEYFNCSTASAGVVGVQCARTCLNLDNDDCDATECESGCRCPSGLLDDGKGFCVKESDCPCKHDGHLYASGTQIPNQCNTCTCQSGKWRCTKKKCPGTCFISGSGHYITFDQKKYAFQGQCGYVAVKNNCGNKAVQENFAVITENVPCGSTGTTCSKKIRIHLGGTVITLSKGKFTKDNLGHGPQIQSTISEVGSYVVIKSDIGMVVMWDHKTTVRIVLEPVHSGEVCGLCGNFDGDAQNDYTTQGQLVVSNPLEFVNSWKEPSSCPDVEENIDPCAVAPSRHHWAESCACDTVGDCDCFCTAVAAYAEVCNEHGVCIDWRTPEICPVYCDYYNNRTRLGITECLWHYHPCHPTCYKTCLNPEPKCPNPIPTLEGCYPVCPEDKPIFDEENNRCVNACINVDTTITTTTTTSTTTTITTTTPPTTTTTPTPTTTTSTNTITMTTCLPNLECEWSDWYDVDDPTDKSDWETYKHITDSNKTICENIEKVECGVVDYPDKNFDDFVKETQQTVTCEKNIGLICRGEDQTEPPRKCFDYKIKVCCKICSTTTPTTTPTTTTTTTTPTTTTTTPTTTTSTTTTTPTTTTTTTTTTTTTTTPTTTTTMTTTTTATTTPTTTTTTSTTTTTPTTTTTTTTTTTTTTTPTTTTTPTTTTTTSTTTTTPTTTTTTTTTTTTTTTPTTTTTPTTTTTMTTTTTATTTPTPTTTTSTTTTTTTTTTTTTTTTTTTTTTTPTTTITATTKELDCPDWGVSQNETFELCECIWARCIENRTVEILKDQYPCPPLQNITCANGREPVLLNSTNPCIPPPCQYLACDCECIGWGDPHYETFDGLYYSYQGNSTYVLMDEIEKRHNLTIYINNEFCDPIEHVSCPRSLTVSYKSQNITLINTNPDLLGAVQLEVLRNETCLDQTQKESVEIVSSGLKLILKIPDLNVVIEFGIVGFRVFLPFEYFGNNTQGHCGTCNNNQADDCMLPGRELVESCAVMADSWCVNTTGNCTAQRAQPLSAQSCKSDPVCDLLNTNVFAECHPFVSPENFYKGCVFDSCHASNEKMKCTSLQTYAAACAQAGVCIHWRNHTTVCTGECPSGKVYKPCGPAEQPTCEDNPSGPIINYITEGCFCPDGMKLFNQKSRICVEKCGCLDPEGIPREFNERFEYKCQDCICDESTKTVTCKPKVCPPPPASTTCSAPGFVLVNQTSPSDPCCSTYACQCQPNTCPVTHMNCQIGHKTVVGLPDGKCCAEHKCEPKRVCVHRATEYQPGSSVPMKPCQHCTCANEIDPKSHLLQIICVDQKCKESCDVGYEYVETDSDECCGKCVQTHCVVNINGTKQLLTQGETWSPPGNKCEHYTCVKNGETLTASHSQTVCPPFQESNCQPDTIQTAANGCCKICEEKEKGCKLMSMKTHITVNGCQSAQEVDMPYCEGSCNTYTMYSKAAGAMEHSCSCCKEINFSNRTVDLVCLNGDTVPYTYMYVEQCGCTKTDCSSAGHHVRRKRSFTLL; via the exons ATGAGAGGGAGTTCGGTGGGGTTGTGTTTTCTTGCTTTGACTATAGCCCATGTCACTGAGATCCAAGCTGGACTGG tCAGCAACCATGTGAGCAGCATCTGTAGCACATGGGGCAGGGAGCACTTCAAGACATTCGATGGTGATGTGTACCAGTTTCCTGGCATGTGTGAATACAACCTGGTCTCCGACTGCCACGACACCTTCCCAGAGTTCTCTGTGCACATGAAGAGGAAGGAAAGCGATGGAAACCCAACAGTCAGTTATGTGGTGGTCACCATCAGTGATTTTGCATTTCACCTCAGCAAGGATGTGGTCACTGTGAACAACCAGCC TGTCAAACTTCCACACTACCAGGCCGGAGTACAAGTGGAAAGAAATGCAGTCTACATCAAGCTCCAGTCCAAAGTTGGCGTCATTGTCATGTGGAACCTTGATGATGCAGTCATG GTGGAAATTGATAATGATTACACTAACCGCACTTGTGGACTTTGTGGAGATTTTAACGGTGTTCCAGTCTACAATGAGTTCCTCCTTGATG GTCGCAAAATCAGTCCCATTGAGTTTGGCAACATACATAAAGTCCATCGTCCAAATGATGATTGTGAGGACCCATATGAAGAGGAAGATGTGTCACAGGAAGCTATGAATGTGCCAGAGTCATGCAAAGAGTTT CAAAACACGTGTGAAGAGATGCTGCATGCAGAAACCTGGAGCTCCTGCACCAAACTGATTGACCCTGAGCCTTACATTCAGGCCTGTGTGCAGGACATGTGTGGCTGTACCAACCATTCAGATGACTTTTGTGTCTGCAGCACACTCTCTGAGTTCTCTCGACAGTGTTCCCATGCAGGAGGGGAGCCTCCCAACTGGAGGACTTCTAAATTCTGTG CCAAACAGTGCCCATTCAACATGGTTTATGAAGAGAGTGGATCCCCTTGTGTGGATACCTGCACACATCAAGACACAAGCTCATTCTGTGAGGACCACAAAATGGACGGCTGCTTCTGTCCTCCTG GAACCGTGTTCGATGACATTTCCATGAGGGGGTGTATTGCTCAGTCTGAATGCCAGTGCAAGCATGGAAAAATCTATGAATCTGGTGAAGTTTACAGACAGGAGCGAGAGGAATG cacaTGTTTTGAGGGTAGATGGGCTTGTGAAAGTCTTTCAACACCTTCTACGTGTGCAGTTGAAGAAGGTTCACATGTAACCACCTTTGATGGGAAAGACTTCACCTTCCATGGAGACTGTTACTACACCCTGGCCAAGGTGGAAAGAAAG GATGATTCAAGCCCTAAGTTTACCATTCTGGTCCAACTAGTACCATGTGCACACCAAGAGTATGACACTTGTCTGAAGACCATCAAAATCCTGCTGAACAATGACAGAAACAAT gtgtTAACATTCACTGCTGATGGCACAGTAAAGCAGAATATGCAGATTATCAGTTTGCCACACTACACAG CGGACATCAGTATATTCCACGCTTCATCGTTTCACATTATGCTCCAGACCAGCTTTGGTTTGCAAATTCAGATCCAACATGTGCCTCTGATGCAAGTCTATGTCAGCCTGGAGCAGAGCTACAGGGAAAAGACAAGTG GTTTATGTGGGAACTACAACATGGTCCTGTCTGATGACATGAACACTCGTCAGGGAATTGTGGAGGGAAGTGCAGCAGCTTTTAGTAACTCCTGGAAGGCTAGCTATGTATGccaagacagagaagacagactTGATGACCCTTGTTCTTTCAGCGTGGAAAATG AAATGTATGCCAAACACTGGTGCACCTTGCTACGACAGCCAAATAGTACCTTTGCAGAGTGCCATTCTGTGGTGGATCCTGAGATTTACTACAAG CGATGTACTTATGCTAGCTGTAACTGTGAGAAGAGCGAGGACTGCCTGTGTGCTGTTTTCTCCTCCTATGCCAGAGCTTGTGCATCAAAGGGAGTGTTCTTGGCAGACTGGAGAGAGAATGTGTGCG ACAAATACACCAAGAACTGCCCAGAATCTCAGACCTTCTCTTACAAAAATCAGAGATGCCAGCTGACTTGCAGATCACTGAGCTTAAAGCAGCAGAGCTGCACCTCTGATTTCTTACCTGTGGATGGCTGTTCCTGCGCTGAGGGTCACTACCTAGATGACAACGGCATCTGTGTCCCAGTGGCAAAGTGTCCCTGTTACCATAATAATGTCTACATTAGGTCAGGCAAGTCCATCAGCATCAACAACGAGCGCTG CGTATGCACCAACGGAGTTCTTCATTGCCATTCTGAAAGAACCCGCAAGTCaa TTTCTCCAGCTTGCCCTTCTGCTAAAGAATACTTCAACTGCTCCACTGCAAGCGCAGGAGTTGTTGGAGTGCAGTGTGCTCGAACTTGTTTAAATCTGGACAATGATGATTGT GATGCCACAGAGTGTGAATCTGGTTGTCGGTGTCCCAGTGGCCTCCTTGATGATGGTAAAGGTTTCTGTGTAAAAGAAAGTGACTGTCCATGCAAGCATGATGGCCATCTATATGCCTCTGGAACACAAATACCTAACCAGTGCAACACCTG TACCTGCCAAAGTGGAAAATGGAGAtgcacaaagaaaaaatgtccaggaaCTTGCTTTATTTCTGGAAGTGGTCACTACATCACATTTGATCAGAAAAAATATGCATTTCAAGGACAGTGTGGCTATGTTGCTGTAAAG AACAACTGTGGCAATAAAGCAGTGCAGGAGAACTTTGCAGTTATCACTGAAAATGTACCTTGTGGCTCTACGGGCACCACCTGCTCTAAAAAAATCAGAATTCACCTGGGG GGAACGGTAATCACACTATCAAAGGGAAAATTTACAAAGGATAATCTGGGACATGGACCTCAGATCCAGAGCACAATAAGTGAGGTTGGATCGTATGTGGTTATAAAATCTGACATCGGTATGGTAGTGATGTGGGATCACAAAACAACTGTTCGGATCGTGCTTGAACCAGTGCACAGC GGAGAGGTGTGTGGCCTGTGTGGAAATTTCGATGGTGATGCACAGAATGACTACACCACCCAGGGTCAGCTGGTGGTGAGCAATCCACTCGAATTTGTAAACAGCTGGAAAGAGCCTAGCTCTTGTCCAGATGTGGAGGAGAACATTGATCCTTGTGCAGTAGCACCCAGTCGACATCACTGGGCAG AGTCATGTGCCTGCGACACTGTAGGAGACTGTGACTGTTTCTGCACAGCAGTTGCAGCTTATGCTGAGGTTTGCAATGAGCATGGTGTTTGCATTGATTGGAGAACTCCAGAGATCTGTC CTGTCTATTGTGATTACTACAATAACCGAACCAGGCTCGGAATAACAGAATGCTTATGGCACTATCACCCTTGCCACCCTACTTGCTACAAAACCTGTTTGAATCCAGAACCTAAATGTCCGAATCCCATACCCACCCTGGAAG GCTGTTACCCTGTATGCCCAGAGGATAAGCCCATATTTGATGAGGAAAACAATagatgtgtgaatgcatgtatCAATGTAGATACTACCATAactacaactaccaccacatctacaactacaactattaccacaactacacctcctactacaacaactacaccTACTCCTACAACTACCACAAGTACAAACACAATAACAATGACCACTTGCCTTCCAAATCTTGAATGTGAGTGGTCAGACTGGTATGATGTGGATGATCCAACGGACAAAAGTGACTGGGAAACATATAAACACATCACAGACAGTAATAAAACAATATGTGAAAATATTGAAAAAGTTGAGTGTGGAGTGGTAGATTACCCAGACAAAAACTTTGATGACTTTGTGAAGGAAACTCAACAAACTGTTACTTGTGAAAAgaacattggtttaatatgtaGAGGAGAGGACCAGACAGAGCCTCCAAGAAAGTGTTTTGACTACAAGATCAAGGTATGTTGTAAGATATGTTCAACCACAACTCCAACTACgactccaactaccaccaccaccaccacgactccaactaccaccaccacaactccaactaccaccacatctacAACTACCACAACTCCAACTACGACTACCACCAcgactacaactacaactaccactACAACtccaactacaactaccaccatgactacaactacaactgccACCACAACtccaactacaactaccaccacatctacAACTACCACAACTCCAACTACGACTACCACTAcgactacaactacaactaccactACAACTCCAACTACCACTACAACtccaactacaactaccaccacatctacAACTACCACAACTCCAACTACGACTACCACCAcgactacaactacaactaccactACAACTCCAACTACCACTACAACtccaactacaactaccaccatgactacaactacaactgccACCACAACTCCAACTCCAACTACCACGACATCTACCACGACTACAACTACTACCACGACTACAACTACTAccacaactacaactacaactaccaccacaACTCCAACTACAACTATAACCGCAACAACAAAGGAACTGGACTGCCCTGACTGGGGTGTTTCA CAAAATGAGACCTTCGAATTGTGCGAATGCATATGGGCCAGATGCATAGAGAACAGAACAGTAGAAATTCTTAAAGATCAATATCCATGTCCACCGCTTCAAAACATAACTTGCGCCAATGGACGAGAACCAGTTCTGTTGAATAGCACAAACCCCTGCATACCCCCCCCTTGTCAATACCTTGCTTGTGACT gtgaATGTATAGGGTGGGGAGATCCACATTACGAAACGTTTGATGGACTTTACTACAGTTATCAAGGAAACAGTACTTATGTGTTAATGGACGAAATTGAAAAAAGGCATAACCTAACAATTTACATTAATAATGAGTTTTGTGATCCCATTGAACATGTATCTTGTCCACGATCGTTAACAGTATcatataaatcacaaaacatCACACTTATTAATACTAATCCTGATCTTCTTGGAGCTGTACAGTTGGAG GTTCTGAGAAATGAAACATGTTTGGATCAAACTCAAAAAGAGAGTGTTGAAATCGTGAGTTCTGGTCttaaattgattttaaagaTTCCTGACCTAAACGTGGTTATTGAATTTGGAATAGTTGGCTTCAGGGTATTCCTTCCATTCGAGTACTTTGGCAATAATACACAGGGCCATTGTG GAACATGCAACAATAACCAGGCTGATGACTGCATGTTGCCTGGACGTGAGCTGGTGGAAAGCTGTGCAGTGATGGCTGATTCTTGGTGTGTTAACACCACTGGCAACTGCACAGCACAACGTGCACAACCACTCAGTGCCCAATCATGCAAATCAGACCCCGTGTGTGATCTGCTTAATACTAA tgtcTTTGCAGAGTGCCATCCGTTTGTCTCGCCAGAAAATTTCTACAAAGGTTGTGTTTTTGATAGCTGTCATGcttcaaatgaaaaaatgaagtgcACAAGTTTACAGACTTATGCTGCAGCCTGTGCTCAGGCTGGAGTTTGCATTCACTGGAGGAACCACACCACAGTGTGCA CTGGTGAATGCCCATCAGGCAAAGTTTACAAGCCTTGTGGTCCTGCAGAACAACCAACCTGTGAAGACAA TCCAAGTGGACCAATTATAAACTACATTACTGAAGGCTGTTTTTGTCCTGATGGAATGAAACTCTTCAACCAGAAGTCTAGAATATGTGTTGAAAAATGTG GATGTCTTGATCCTGAGGGCATTCCTCGTGAG TTCAATGAAAGATTTGAGTACAAATGCCAGGACTGTATCTGTGACGAATCCACCAAGACTGTGACTTGCAAGCCTAAAGTGTGcccaccaccaccagcctcTACAACCTGCTCTGCCCCTGGGTTTGTCCTTGTCAACCAGACCAGCCCATCAGACCCCTGCTGTTCTACCTATGCTTGCC AGTGTCAACCCAACACCTGCCCAGTTACCCATATGAACTGTCAAATTGGACATAAGACAGTTGTTGGGCTTCCTGATGGAAAATGCTGTGCAGAACATAAATGTG AACCCAAAAGAGTTTGTGTTCACAGAGCAACTGAATACCAG CCTGGTTCTTCAGTTCCTATGAAGCCATGCCAGCATTGTACGTGTGCCAATGAGATTGACCCAAAATCTCATCTattacaaataatttgtgtggatcaaaaatgtaaagaaagctGTGATGTG GGATATGAATATGTGGAAACTGATTCAGATGAATGCTGCGGGAAGTGTGTACAGACACACTGTGTTGTCAACATTAATGGAACCAAACAACTTTTGACT CAAGGAGAAACCTGGTCACCACCGGGGAATAAGTGTGAACATTACACCTGTGTCAAGAATGGTGAGACTTTAACAGCAAGCCATTCACAGACTGTCTGCCCACCCTTCCAAGAGAGCAACTGCCAACCT GACACAATTCAAACTGCAGCAAACGGCTGTTGCAAAATTT gtgaggagaaggagaagggaTGCAAGTTAATGTCCATGAAAACCCATATTACAGTCAACGGTTGTCAGTCTGCCCAGGAGGTAGATATGCCATATTGTGAAGGATCCTGCAACACTTACACCAT GTACTCTAAAGCAGCAGGAGCGATGGAGCATTCCTGCTCATGCTGTAAGGAGATAAACTTCAGCAATCGCACCGTTGACCTGGTCTGCTTGAATGGAGACACGGTCCCCTACACATACATGTATGTGGAGCAGTGTGGTTGTACCAAGACGGACTGCAGCAGCGCTGGACATCATGTTCGCAGGAAGAGAAGCTTCACACTGCTGTGA